A window of Zingiber officinale cultivar Zhangliang chromosome 5A, Zo_v1.1, whole genome shotgun sequence contains these coding sequences:
- the LOC121980549 gene encoding transcription factor bHLH112-like isoform X1 has product MADHQFQPGSSWWSSAAAPCRPDVVSLPAMPSFVSCSTVLGRSLDYCDEMTTSQSPSVSNSSVTFQGHPSVLTTAGLPMDHFPSHEWNHGPFCGARSEHNFHGLPQEDVMMTISGVNIDMDGSSFSSTTNSINPLRNPMSHAFLEDHSDSIIINPLVPPSFAPPYAFLHGLNLEQDGGSSQTSFEEDRTIRLTAEQQQQQQLQFSNETFFWNPITVAAGTEHHALRPPPPPPPLPLHNQSSNGGYNSSLLKASSNSGINASMESRKSSEPSLKKTRIEAPSATFKVRKEKLGDRITALQQLVSPFGKTDTASVLHEAIEYIKFLHNQVRVLSAPYLKNGHPVPQMKDSEKSKECVAQNQDLRSRGLCLVPISSTFAVANEIPTDFWTPTFMGGGFS; this is encoded by the exons ATGGCCGATCACCAGTTCCAGCCAGGCAGCAGTTGGTGGAGCTCAGCAGCAGCCCCCTGCCGGCCCGACGTCGTCAGCCTCCCGGCCATGCCTTCCTTCGTCAGCTGCTCCACCGTGCTCGGCAGAAGCCTCGACTATTGTGACGAGATGACCACGTCGCAGTCGCCGTCGGTCTCAAATAGCTCGGTCACCTTTCAGGGCCACCCTTCCGTTCTGACCACTGCCGGCCTCCCCATGGACCATTTCCCCTCCCACGAGTGGAACCATGGACCTTTCTG CGGAGCGAGATCGGAGCACAATTTCCACGGCTTGCCCCAAGAAGATGTGATGATGACGATCTCCGGCGTCAATATCGACATGGATGGCTCATCCTTTTCGAGCACCACCAACAGTATCAATCCATTGAGGAACCCTATGAGCCACGCTTTTCTGGAAGACCACAGCGACAGCATCATCATCAACCCTCTCGTTCCGCCCTCCTTCGCGCCGCCTTACGCCTTCCTGCACGGCCTCAATCTCGAGCAAGATGGTGGATCGTCACAGACTTCTTTCGAGGAGGACCGGACGATTCGACTGACGGcagagcagcagcagcagcagcagcttcAGTTCTCCAATGAGACTTTCTTCTGGAATCCCATCACGGTGGCTGCCGGCACTGAGCACCATGCTTTgaggcctcctcctcctcctcctcctctgcccCTCCATAATCAAAGCTCAAATGGTGGCTACAACAGTAGCCTTCTTAAG GCATCTTCTAATTCAGGAATCAATGCTTCCATGGAAAGTAGGAAAAGCAGTGAACCATCGCTCAAGAAGACTAGAATAGAGGCTCCCTCCGCGACCttcaag gtgagaaaagaaaaattagGAGATAGAATCACTGCACTCCAACAACTAGTCTCACCTTTTGGGAAG ACCGACACCGCATCGGTATTGCACGAGGCTATCGAGTACATCAAGTTCCTCCACAATCAAGTTCGT GTACTAAGTGCACCATATCTAAAGAATGGTCATCCAGTGCCACAGATGAAG GATTCGGAGAAATCAAAGGAATGCGTTGCGCAAAATCAAGACCTAAGAAGCCGAGGCTTGTGCCTGGTTCCAATCTCAAGCACATTTGCTGTTGCCAATGAGATCCCAACTGATTTTTGGACTCCTACCTTTATGGGAGGAGGCTTTTCTTAG
- the LOC121980549 gene encoding transcription factor bHLH112-like isoform X2 has product MADHQFQPGSSWWSSAAAPCRPDVVSLPAMPSFVSCSTVLGRSLDYCDEMTTSQSPSVSNSSVTFQGHPSVLTTAGLPMDHFPSHEWNHGPFCGARSEHNFHGLPQEDVMMTISGVNIDMDGSSFSSTTNSINPLRNPMSHAFLEDHSDSIIINPLVPPSFAPPYAFLHGLNLEQDGGSSQTSFEEDRTIRLTAEQQQQQQLQFSNETFFWNPITVAAGTEHHALRPPPPPPPLPLHNQSSNGGYNSSLLKASSNSGINASMESRKSSEPSLKKTRIEAPSATFKVRKEKLGDRITALQQLVSPFGKLNVSSTINAFTDRHRIGIARGYRVHQVPPQSSSCTKCTISKEWSSSATDEGFGEIKGMRCAKSRPKKPRLVPGSNLKHICCCQ; this is encoded by the exons ATGGCCGATCACCAGTTCCAGCCAGGCAGCAGTTGGTGGAGCTCAGCAGCAGCCCCCTGCCGGCCCGACGTCGTCAGCCTCCCGGCCATGCCTTCCTTCGTCAGCTGCTCCACCGTGCTCGGCAGAAGCCTCGACTATTGTGACGAGATGACCACGTCGCAGTCGCCGTCGGTCTCAAATAGCTCGGTCACCTTTCAGGGCCACCCTTCCGTTCTGACCACTGCCGGCCTCCCCATGGACCATTTCCCCTCCCACGAGTGGAACCATGGACCTTTCTG CGGAGCGAGATCGGAGCACAATTTCCACGGCTTGCCCCAAGAAGATGTGATGATGACGATCTCCGGCGTCAATATCGACATGGATGGCTCATCCTTTTCGAGCACCACCAACAGTATCAATCCATTGAGGAACCCTATGAGCCACGCTTTTCTGGAAGACCACAGCGACAGCATCATCATCAACCCTCTCGTTCCGCCCTCCTTCGCGCCGCCTTACGCCTTCCTGCACGGCCTCAATCTCGAGCAAGATGGTGGATCGTCACAGACTTCTTTCGAGGAGGACCGGACGATTCGACTGACGGcagagcagcagcagcagcagcagcttcAGTTCTCCAATGAGACTTTCTTCTGGAATCCCATCACGGTGGCTGCCGGCACTGAGCACCATGCTTTgaggcctcctcctcctcctcctcctctgcccCTCCATAATCAAAGCTCAAATGGTGGCTACAACAGTAGCCTTCTTAAG GCATCTTCTAATTCAGGAATCAATGCTTCCATGGAAAGTAGGAAAAGCAGTGAACCATCGCTCAAGAAGACTAGAATAGAGGCTCCCTCCGCGACCttcaag gtgagaaaagaaaaattagGAGATAGAATCACTGCACTCCAACAACTAGTCTCACCTTTTGGGAAG CTTAATGTCTCTAGCACCATTAATGCATTTACAGACCGACACCGCATCGGTATTGCACGAGGCTATCGAGTACATCAAGTTCCTCCACAATCAAGTTCGT GTACTAAGTGCACCATATCTAAAGAATGGTCATCCAGTGCCACAGATGAAG GATTCGGAGAAATCAAAGGAATGCGTTGCGCAAAATCAAGACCTAAGAAGCCGAGGCTTGTGCCTGGTTCCAATCTCAAGCACATTTGCTGTTGCCAATGA